TTCTTCCGGCGTGCCTCGCAGTTCCAGTTTATCAGTCATGCTCAGGGAAGAACTGGAGGTAATGTTACTCTTATTCAAAAACTGGTAGCTAAAGTCAAAATTACCCTTAAAACCTGCTCGCATCACGGCAACTCTGGTTGTGAATCCGAGACCGGCTTCAGCCTCTGTCTCGGCCCCGGCAAAAATTTCCGCAGCTGCACCCAAACCGCTATCTTGGGCGCGGTTCCAGCTAAACTCCACATCTTCCGACATGGTCAGCTCCACCGAGGTGGCACCGTTGTAGTCTCCTTCGATGGTCAAGTTCTCGCTGGGTACGGGCGGCGGCCCTTCGATGTACCCCAGCAGGGTCGGGGCAAATTGGGCATTACCAATCCACTTCAGTTCCAGGGTTTCGATTCGCTTATCCGGCAGCAGCGTGGCCCCATTGGTGGTGGGTGAACCCAGGAAGCGCCGCATGATCGCGACCTTGCGCTTGGCGGTTGGATCCAGGGTGACGGTGCTGTACTCCGCAGAGACCAGGGCATCGCCACCAATGGGCAGGGTATTGTCTTCGACGGTCAACACCTGGCTAACGATGCCGCGATTGCGGTTGCTAGGAGGTTGGTTGTTCATAATTGCCTGAACATTTTCCCGGATTGCAGGCAGAACATTGTCTGCGGCTGGCTGTACCCCACTCCTTGGGGTGCCGTGATAGTTGCCAGCCAAATCTTTCACAATCGGTGTTGTACCTTCCAGGTGGATTTGATCGAGCGGGAAATACGCGACCAGGTTTGGTTCTTTTCCGCTCAGGCGCGTGTACATGTCTGCCCGAATGTCATTCTGGGTACGGGCGACATTCCAGATCCGAAGATCAGCCATACGCCCCTCAAACACAGTGCCGTGGTCACTGCCCCGTACATCGCGCCCAATGCGGTGAGCAACGGAAGCAGTTTTGTCATCAATCGCTCCGGAGTGTTCCAGGTCTAGAACACCATCCACATAAGTGTAAATTTTCTGGTTTTCGCGATCTCTGACGAAGCTAATAAAGTGCCATTCATTGATCTCTAGCTTTAGAACGCTATAAAGGTCTGGCGTGCCATACCAGAAAAATCTCAATCTTCCATCCGCAGCGATCTCAAAGTTGATATTGAGTGTGTTTTCCAGACCATAGTCTCCTAGCAAGATTCCCCGCTTATGAGTCGGAATTTTTACCCACATAGAAACGGTGAACGAACTTGAGAAAATGGGCAGTGGCCGTGCTAGTTCCAGATAGTCATCTACCCCATCAAATTGCATCACGGTGTAAGGAACTTCTACATAATCCTTCGTCCCATTGAAGTCGAGACAGACATTATGGATCGAACTCAGAGGAGATTCTTGATCATCGGAGAGGACGGGACTGTGCGCCGTCAGTGCTTCCATTGCCGTACCGTGATGGTTGCCGACTAGGTCTGGAACCATACGGGCTGTGCTTCCTGGCTTGATTTCATCCAGAGGATAGTAAGCAACCAAGTGAGGCGATTGCTCACTCACGCGGTTGTGCATATCTGCCTGAATATCGGCCTGGGTGCGGGCGACGTCCCAGATGCGAAACTCGGCCATTTGACCGGGGAAGAAGCTCGCTGGACTCCCCCCTGATCCAGCAGCAGCAATACGTAGCGGGCAACTGCCATTGGGGGTATAAGCCGTCTCCAATGTCCCGCATAGAACACCATCTACATAGAGCCTGAGCATGTTGCCGTCATAGGTACCGGCGATATGTGTCCAGATGTTGGAAACGACATCGGGGCCGATAATGGTTGACCAGTTGCCATCGCCGACAGTCAATTCCCACTTGTTTCTTGAATTGGCCTGGATAGAATAGCCGCCTTTTTCATCTGCATCAGAGGAGGTGAGTAGAGAGCGTCCTGCACCTTCTTCGCCGGTGATTTTTGCCCACAAGGAGACCGTAAATTGGCTAGGGTTGAGGGCTGGCTCGTAGGGCACTTCCACATAGTCGTTGAACCCATCGAACTGCATTACGCGCTTGGCTAGGCTACCGATGGGTGCGGCGGAAGCCCACCAACTAGCACCGGATACGGTGCCATTGTTGCCGTTGCCAGAATGGTCGCGTACGTTCTCTCCATCTGCTTCGCCCATGGGGTAATAGGCCAATAACCCTGGTTCATTGCCACTGAGTAAGGTTTTGCTGTTGACGGCAATTTCATCTGCACTGAGACCGATTCCCCAGATACGGACTTCGGACAATTGGCCAAAGGGTTGATCCCCTGCTTGGGCATTGCCAATAACGCGCACACTGCGACTTACTTTAACCGTCGCCTTCTTGATGGCATCAACAGCCTGCTTGGCAGCCTCATCATCAGGCGTTTTCCGGAGTTTGTTTTCGGCATCGGCCAGAGCTTTGGCTTTGGTGTCGCCTACCTTTTGGCCGTCGATATAGAACAGGGTGGTATCAGCTTTACCCACCGCCGTCAGATGATGCCAACCGGGAGTTAACCGATCTAGATTGCAGCCGCTATCAACAAAGTGCTGATCCTGGATAGCATCGGGCAGATAAATACCTAATCGGTTGCCCTGCCTGGCCACAACATGGCTGCCACCGTCTCCCCCAACCAGGGTGTTCCATTCTTCTGTGTTGGGTAAGGGATAGACAAACCAGGTTTCAATACTCCACTCTGTAGGCAGGGATAGTGTGGTGCTCAACGTCACAACACTATTGCTGAGGTTGAAGTTGAGACAGGCCTGCGGGGCATCCGGAATCCACTGTTCAAAGGCCGCATTTCGACTATCAGCGGTGGCATCGTAGTTGGTTTGCCGCATCCGCCCCTGGGTATCGAAGTAGCTCAGTTGCACATTGCCTTCACAGGTTTCCAGGGCATGGAGCCGACCGGCTGATTGTACAAATCCCAGTATTGCCCCATGGGTCGCCAATCCTCGGGCATCAGTGACAATGGCAGACATCGTCTGCGGGGTTGCCTGAATACCTTTGATGGCGGCGAGAAGTTCCGTGTTGAGGGTATTGATTTCTGTTTGAATCGCAGAGATCAAGGCTGTCACCTCGACCAAACGCTGCTCCCAACCGGCGTAATCATCTGCCGTCGCCGTCAACAACGTTTCTCGACCAGCCAGATCTTTCCATGTTGCGGCTAGATCTTGTTGCGTTTGGTTCAGTGCGGAGGAGAGTTTTGATATTCTATCATTTTCATCGCGCAATCGAGACAACAAATCTTGCTCTTTAGACATCTCCGAAAAAGAATAAAATTATGGTATAAGAGTATAAAATGCTATTTTTAGTAAAGCATTATGAGCAGTATATTCGATTATATCCAAAATAATCCCCAGGAAGCACAGCGTTTAGTAGGGCTGAAATATGAACAGTTGCAGGAACTTTTAGACAAAGCCATTAAACTGCACAATCATAAACGAGAATTGCTTGAAGATAGAAAAGTGAGAATTATTCTGGGTGGAGGTGGTCGCAGACCAAAATTATCACCATCGGAGCAAATAATTCTCACCCTAACATATTTACGACATTTAACCACATTTCAACTATTGGGTATTCAATTTGGCGTGAGTGAAACAACTGCAAATGATACGTTTAACTATTGGTTGCCATTATTGGGAGAATTATTACCACCAAGTTTAGTAGAACAGGTAAAAAAAACTCCAGTGACTATGAAATTGTTAAAGAAGTTTTAACAGACTTTGAACTAATCGTAGATAGCTATGAACAGCCCATAGAAAGACCTTCAGAGTATCAACAGCAGGAAAAATATTACTCAGGTAAGAAGAAAATGCACACTAGAAAAAGTCAATTAATTGTTCTGCCTAATGGTAGAGATATTGTTGATGTAGTAGCTGGTGAGCCAGGACGAAAAAGTGACATAAATTTATTTCGGGAAAATAAAAATGGGTTTGAAGAGAAACAAAAATTTTCCGGTGACAAAGCTTACCAAGGAGAGAAATCAATTAAAACACCTGAAAAAAAGCCTAGAAAAAAAGAATTAAGTTCTGAACAAAAAATTCAAAATAAAGAACTGGCATCAGAGCGCATATTTGTAGAACATTTAATTCGTTTAGTGAAGATATTTAGAGTAGCTCAAGAAAGATTTAGATTAAATTCCTCTAAATACGAGCAGATAATTATGACTATTTGTGGACTCGTTAGATTACGCATTGGCACATTTATTTTGTAACTATAAAAACTTGAAAATATTTATAATAAAATTACCTCAAAGAGATCCTNNNNNNNNNNNNNNNNNNNNNNNNNNNNNNNNNNNNNNNNNNNNNNNNNNNNNNNNNNNNCAAAGTAATTTTATTTACAATATATAAACGTATTTACACGATAAATTATCTTGATGAGATATCTCAAAAAGATTGCTAGTAAATCATTTGACGATTATTTCCAAAATTTTCTGTAATATCTCTTGAATGTTTGGTATCAATTACAGCAGAAAATAAATTAAAGGAAGAATTAAAGTATAAAATTTATTACCCAGTTGGGGATTTGATCAAAGAATTAAAAATAGAATCACAAAAATTATCCCAAGTTTTAGCTATCCATTGACAACGCAGATGTAACATAATTTCTGCATTATTTTGTAACCAAAACTTACTGTTTCCTTTCATGCGTAAATTAACAACTTGACGAATTAAACTTTCAACTGCGCCACTACCAAGAGGAAGCTTTTGAGATGCCACCTCGTTATATTTTAACAGCCTCCTTCTATAGGCTTTTAAAATATAATTTCGCTCTCGCACTAAAATTTTACAGCGTTCTCCAGTCGCGCCAGAGATAAATTCACCCATGTTTCTCATTAAATCTAGCGTTTGCCCTTTCTTTAAAGCTTTTCGAGCTTTTTTAAACCATAATTGACTTTCATTATCTGTACTAAAAGCAGCATCAGCAAAATCTTTTAAATGTGATACAGCGTGATACAAATCTAATAATTGATAAGTTTCGGATGGACATTTTAGCTTTTTTAATAACGGGGGAATGTGTATCCATATCCACTCTGCACCATCGGCAATCAATAACACCTGTTTAGCTTGGCTTATCCCCAAATTTACTAAGTACATTTCTAAAATTTTCAGAAACTCTTTATAACCGGAATATGTGCCATCATTAGTAATAGGTATTGCTGATGTTCTAATTTTTTTACCTTGTTCATTTACGACATAAATTGTTAGTAACTTTGGCTCCATCCATTCACCGACAAAGCCATGACGGTTTGTTTTGCTACTGGGTCTACCTTTTTTATTAAACCTAATTTTAGTTCTTCCACCATCTACAGCGATGACAACTCGTTGGTCTTTGAGAACATTACTATCAGATAAGTTATCCATCTCCAGATGTAATATTTTCGATTGGCGAAGATTAATACCAATTTTACCAAAAAGGTAAGTCAGACGTTCGATTCGTTTTAAACTAACATTTATTCCCCAATCTATCAGAGTCGAATGTGCTGCATCAAAAGAACTTGCTATTGTACCATATTTGGCAATTGTTGACCAAACCAAAGGGGTAATACCTTCAGACATCCCTAGCCACTTTAAAAACGGACAAAATCCTTGATTTGAGGTTTTGATTTTTTGCTTATTGAGTGAAGAACTATCAGATTTTTTACTTTTCGGATTTCGTTCAAGTACATAAGGTAAGTTTAAAGTTACTTCGACATTTCCAATTGTTACTATTTGTCGCTTTTTATAACCATGTTTTTGTGTTTTTGTGCTTCTCCATCCTTGTGTTTGAGCAACAGAGTAGTCAAGAATCTTCGGTGATATCGAAAGATTATATAATAAAATAGCCATACATTGTCCAGCTAAAATGAGTGCCTGAACTCTAATTTCTTCTTCTCGCTCTTTGAGCTTTTTCCCATCCCATTCTGGGATATTCGCAAAATCTAAAAGTTTTGTAGCATTCGATTGAAAAGTTTTTATTGATGTATTTAAATCAAGACTTGCACATATATTTTTTGTCATAAAAGGCAGATATTCCCTATCTAAAAACACTATTTAAAGGGAATTTTACCTTTTTTTGTCGCCATTACAGAACAGGTAGAAAGTATTTATGTATTTATACGCAACATTAAGTGATAAATTTATTTTGCTACTGAGAAGAGGTTATTGGCGATCGCTACTTTTTGACCCAACTTCACAAAATCGCGTTGCTCCCCCTGCTTTTGGTCAGCACTCGGTAGAGGGTGAATTAGTCCCCAGTGACGATGAGCAGCAGGTTATAGAGATTATCAGAAGACACCACAAATCAGGGAAGTCTTTGAGAGCGATCGCACAATATCTGAATGAAAATGGCTACAAATCCAAGCGGGGTAAAGACTGGCAACACACCAGCGTCAAGACAGTTTTGGATCGGCTCTACCCTAAAATTGCATGACTAATTGCACATAAAAGTAATTTCAATACCCCTCTAGGCGATTCTGGAGGGGCATTTTTGCGGTTCTTGTCTTTGCCTTATTTTTACCATTAATATTTAATAGAATTTTCTTGAAGCCATTCTGATATTGTTTCTTGACTTTCTTGACCGTTTGCTAGTCGTTCCATTATTAAAACAACTTGCGGTTCTGGAACATCTAATGAATATCCATTTAATTCGAGAAAGGTAGCCATCACTGCGAAAGCTACCCGTTTATTACCGTCTATAAAAGCATGGTTTTTTGCAAATCCATAACCATAAGCCGCAGCTAAATCAAATATGGTGGGTGTGGGTTCACCATAAGCAAGTAAATTCTTCGGTCTATCTAAACTAGCTAAAAACAAGTTGTTATCTCGCACACCAGCAAGACCGCCATGCTGTGCTAATTGGTCTTCATGTATAACTGTAACAATTGTCTCATCTAGCCAGAAAATACCATTCATTTCGCTAACTCATGAAGTGCATTTCTGTATTTTGTGCTGACTTTTCTGTAGGCTGACATTGCTTTTTCAAAGTCAGGATTACAGGCAGTCACATGAACACCAGAAGAAGTTTCAGTGACAAATACACTGTCTCCTTCTTGAACTCTAAGTTTTTGCAGGGCTTCTTTAGGTAATGTTACACCCAAGGAATTTCCAACTCTACGAATTTTTAAGGTGTACATAAGTTAATAGCCTCTTTATAAGAGTAATACTATTGTAATAACACATTTTTTAGTGCGTGACTAAAAATTTTTGCTTTTAAACCCGTCTAATCCCGTGTTAACTCCTGGGGTGAAGCCCCATCCTGTGTAATGTCGTCAAATTTTGTATTTACTGACTTCCACAGCAGGTGACAGCATCGACAAAGCAGCAGCCGCCCCCAACACCTGATCATCACTCACCTCTAAATATCTCTGTAACTGTTCTAAATTCCTATGCCCTGACAATTCCTGAATTACCCTCAAAGGAATGCCAGCGTTACTCATCTGGGTTAAAGCAGTCCTTCTAAAGCTGTGCGTACTCACTCCAATGATTCCTACTTGTTCGCAAGCTTTCCTTAAAATACGAGCTGCTGAGTCATGGCTGATATGTCCGTTGCTACGACCGGGAAACAGGTAAACATTACCAGCTAGTCGGGAATAATCAGCCAATAGCCGCCGCAAGTCTTCAATCACTGGGATAGACCTTGTGGCCAGTTTGCCTTTAGTGTTTGACTTCCTGATCACGAATTGCGATCTAACTTCACCCTTGGGTGTGTAGATGTCTTGAGTTTGTAGCGTTACACATTCCCGGATTCTACAGGCACTAAACAGGCACACACCAAACAGCATTCTATCCCGGTCATTGTTCAAGCCGTGGGTAAAAATTAACTGTATCTCTTGCTGTGTAATGACTTTGGCGCGTCCGTGCCTGTTGATTTTCATAACCGACTGTAGACCATGTGATCTACCCCACATTCCGCACCCTCAACTGTCACACATCAAGAAAAGAGCGCTAAAGTAGTACATAAGAACTAAACTAAATTAAGAAGAAAGAGGCTTAATAAGAATTAGTCTTAGAAACCTAAGCAACTGCCAATGAGCAAAGCTTTCAGGTAAAAACCTGGATTCCAGGAGAAATGCGAAAATCCCGAAAAAGTTTAGAAAAATTAATTGTTAACCAAAATAGAAATGAGAAAATCAAAACAGAATTCATGGAGAATCCTGTTGTGATGTTGAATGTAAAAGAAATCCAAATCCAAAATATAGATCATTTAGGCATAGTAGCAGGAATGGTAGATGCCATTGGGTTGGTAGAAATCATTAATGATTTAATAGGTGAAGAAAAAGGAGAAAAGGTCAGCCCTGGTCATGCGGTCAAAGCCATGATTTTAAATGGGTTAGGATTTGTATCTCAACCACTATATATGTTCCCCAAATTTTTTGAAACAATAGCTTGTGAACATTTGATAGGAGCCGGAGTAAAACCAGAATACCTAAACGATGATAAATTGGGTAGAGTCATGGATAAACTCTTTATTAAAGGACTAGATACAATATTTTTGGTAATTGCCTTAAATGCGGCGGGATCGAATTTAGCCGATTCGGAATTTGTCGAAAGCGAATTATCAGGATATTCATTTAAAGAAAATCAAATAACTTACGGGGACATAGAGCAAAGATGGGTTGGTCGTACAGAGCCAAGTGAGAAAAGAATCAGACCTGCGTAAGCTTTCACAAAAAATTATCAAGGCTGAAGAAAAAGCTGTTAAGGAATTGAAAGTTATCACAAGATAATTTGCTTGTGAGGCTGATGCTATCAAGGCANNNNNNNNNNNNNNNNNNNNNNNNNNNNNNNNNNNNNNNNNNNNNNNNNNNNNNNNNNNNGATATGGATATGTTAGAACTGGCTGCGGCTAGTGGAGAAATAGACCTAAAATATTTGGATGAATCAGGATTTTCAGCTTGGAGTGATTCAGGTTATACATACTATCAAAAAGGAGAACAAAAAAAGCTCGAACAAACAAAAAGACGTGGACGCAGAATCAGTATTATTGGGCTATTTCAGCCATTAATTAGCTTTATTTATGGTCTAGTAATTGGAGGAGTTAAGCGCAGTTCTTACATCAAAATGATGGAACAAGAGGCGCAAGAAGCATCTGAAAGTAAACGAATGAGAGTCATAGTTCAAGATAATGGACCAATACATTGTTGTAAAGAAGTTCAGGCATTATGGACAAAGTGGGAACAAATGGGTTTATATATGTTTTTCCTTCCTAAATATTGCTCGGAAATGAATCCAATTGAATTAGAATGGCAACATCTTAAACGAGATGAAATTGCTGGAAAAATGTTTGAGGATGAATTAGAACTAGCGTATGCAGTTATGGATGGTGTTGAAACCAGAGGTAAAAAAGGAAAACACCGGACAGAACGTACTAAATTTAACAAAGCCAATTAGGTTAACTTTTCTTTACATACCTTTAAATTTTTCTGTTAACCTACTTACTTAATAGATAAGTAATTTCTATGGGAATTATGAATTACAAATTTTCTAAGTTTTAAGTTTGATAAATCATAATTTATCATTGGTTTATTATTGTTTGATGGGTAAACTAATGTTGAAAACACTACCTTTACCTAATTCAGAATTTACCAGGATATTGCCCTGATGTGCCTCGACAATCCGGCGAGAAAGGTACAATCCCAAGCCACTACCAGAAGTTTTGTGGCTTCCCTGACGAAATCGTTCAAATAACGTTTCTATTTCTTCAGGCGGAATACCCATGCCTGTGTCAGCTATTTTTATGTTAATTGTATTACTTTGCGTTTGCGTGTTAAGCCGGATATTTATTGAGCCGGATTCTGTAAATTTGATAGCATTACCAATTAAATTTGTAAATAAACGATGCAGTTCTAAGCGATCGCCCATCATAATACATTTAGTTGTATCTCCAGACAAATCCAGTTTGATAGATAGGGCTTTGTCTTGTGCTAAGGGTGTCAGTTCCCCAACTACCTCTTTTAACAACTGCATTAAATCAACTTCTTGGAATACCAAGGTTTTGCGACCGGCTTCAAAGCGGTAAACTTCTAATAAAGTATTCACCATCGACAGCAAATTAAGATTGCTCCGAGCCATGATAGTGATTACTTCTTGCATTTGCGGCGATAAAGTTCCCAAAACCCCCTGCTGAAATAGCATCAACATCCGGTCAGCAGCTACTAAAGGTGTACGTAAATCGTGTGTGAGGCGAGAAACAAAATCTTGACGTTGACGGGCAATTTCATCACGTTCATCTATACTACGCTTCAACCGTAAGAGCGATCGCACCCTTGCTAATAATTCATCTAATGTTACGGGTTTGCGGATAAAATCATCAGCACCCAAGTCTAGCCCTTTAGCGACATTGGGCGCATCGTGGGCTGTAATCAGCAGAATGGGGATATATGGCTGAAACTTCGTATCTCCACGAATGCGTCTGGTGACTTCGTACCCATCCATTCCTGGCATCATTAAATCCAGTAATACCAAGTCACAAGGTGATTTTTCCAGTTCTACCAAGGCATCAGCACCGTTTTCTGCTGTGCTAATAATGTAGCCTTCTCCCTGCAAAATCGTTTTGATCAAAAACACATTATCAGGAGAGTCATCGACAACCAGGATTTTTTCAAAGCGAGAAGATGGGGAACTCATGGGGTAGCGATGTGTAGAAGAGTCTGTGATCTTGTGGTAATCATATTATCCTGTTGTATAAGTTTTATCGTCAATGCCATTCATCCCTGATCTGCTGTTGATACTCTAATGGGTCTTGATTCAGTTTAATGACACCAGTATATTGGTTTAAATTAAACTCTTCTTTTTGTAGTAGCTGATAAGCTGCCAAGATTTTTTCTATTTGTTGCCAATCTTGATAATCAATCAAAACTCCGACCGGATGCATAGCTTCATCGGTGACAATTTTTTTCTTAAAAGGTAACATGACTTTTCAATTCAGACAAAATGTTTAACGCTTTGATCGTAACTCTAAGAGGATGTCTGAAAACTTTTTCGTGTTGCATAAAACACCTGTAGATCCCCCTAAATCCCCCTTAAAAAGGGGGACTTTGATTAATTTTCCCCCCCTTATTAAGGGGGGTAAGGGGGGATCTGGATAAAACTGATACTTCTGAGACATCCTCTAAAACAAATGTGCATTTACACTCATTCTCTAGTAGTTAAATCATCTAAAACTTGCTGAAATTCTGCTATAGAAGAAATAGCGATCGCTCTTTTCAGCAGCATTTTCAGTACAGATGCCTCTTCTATGCCATTGATAACTGAAACAATGGAATCTGGTACTTCTCCAAAACGAGTTTCGAGAATGTCAATCACATTATCTCGACCCATTTGGATAATTCCTTGTTCAAGTCCTTGTTCAAGTCCTTGTTCAATTCCTTCTTGTTTTGCTAATCTTTCAATACTTGTTACGTACCGCATTCTACTGGACTCCTCGTAACTTTTCACTTCTGTTTTAAAACTCAGCGCTAATTCTTCTGGTAATAACATCACCCAGTCAATAAAGCGAAATAATTCCAGAACGTCTTCTCGACTGTAACCCCGTTGAAATAGCTGTCTGACTA
The window above is part of the Nodularia spumigena CCY9414 genome. Proteins encoded here:
- a CDS encoding transposase, which translates into the protein DMDMLELAAASGEIDLKYLDESGFSAWSDSGYTYYQKGEQKKLEQTKRRGRRISIIGLFQPLISFIYGLVIGGVKRSSYIKMMEQEAQEASESKRMRVIVQDNGPIHCCKEVQALWTKWEQMGLYMFFLPKYCSEMNPIELEWQHLKRDEIAGKMFEDELELAYAVMDGVETRGKKGKHRTERTKFNKAN
- a CDS encoding HARBI1 family protein; amino-acid sequence: MVAIIGRIITTKFSRTGKKNSSDYEIVKEVLTDFELIVDSYEQPIERPSEYQQQEKYYSGKKKMHTRKSQLIVLPNGRDIVDVVAGEPGRKSDINLFRENKNGFEEKQKFSGDKAYQGEKSIKTPEKKPRKKELSSEQKIQNKELASERIFVEHLIRLVKIFRVAQERFRLNSSKYEQIIMTICGLVRLRIGTFIL
- a CDS encoding hybrid sensor histidine kinase/response regulator, which encodes MSSPSSRFEKILVVDDSPDNVFLIKTILQGEGYIISTAENGADALVELEKSPCDLVLLDLMMPGMDGYEVTRRIRGDTKFQPYIPILLITAHDAPNVAKGLDLGADDFIRKPVTLDELLARVRSLLRLKRSIDERDEIARQRQDFVSRLTHDLRTPLVAADRMLMLFQQGVLGTLSPQMQEVITIMARSNLNLLSMVNTLLEVYRFEAGRKTLVFQEVDLMQLLKEVVGELTPLAQDKALSIKLDLSGDTTKCIMMGDRLELHRLFTNLIGNAIKFTESGSINIRLNTQTQSNTINIKIADTGMGIPPEEIETLFERFRQGSHKTSGSGLGLYLSRRIVEAHQGNILVNSELGKGSVFNISLPIKQ
- a CDS encoding type II toxin-antitoxin system death-on-curing family toxin — its product is MNGIFWLDETIVTVIHEDQLAQHGGLAGVRDNNLFLASLDRPKNLLAYGEPTPTIFDLAAAYGYGFAKNHAFIDGNKRVAFAVMATFLELNGYSLDVPEPQVVLIMERLANGQESQETISEWLQENSIKY
- a CDS encoding ISLre2 family transposase, which gives rise to MTKNICASLDLNTSIKTFQSNATKLLDFANIPEWDGKKLKEREEEIRVQALILAGQCMAILLYNLSISPKILDYSVAQTQGWRSTKTQKHGYKKRQIVTIGNVEVTLNLPYVLERNPKSKKSDSSSLNKQKIKTSNQGFCPFLKWLGMSEGITPLVWSTIAKYGTIASSFDAAHSTLIDWGINVSLKRIERLTYLFGKIGINLRQSKILHLEMDNLSDSNVLKDQRVVIAVDGGRTKIRFNKKGRPSSKTNRHGFVGEWMEPKLLTIYVVNEQGKKIRTSAIPITNDGTYSGYKEFLKILEMYLVNLGISQAKQVLLIADGAEWIWIHIPPLLKKLKCPSETYQLLDLYHAVSHLKDFADAAFSTDNESQLWFKKARKALKKGQTLDLMRNMGEFISGATGERCKILVRERNYILKAYRRRLLKYNEVASQKLPLGSGAVESLIRQVVNLRMKGNSKFWLQNNAEIMLHLRCQWIAKTWDNFCDSIFNSLIKSPTG
- a CDS encoding LamG domain-containing protein; translation: MSKEQDLLSRLRDENDRISKLSSALNQTQQDLAATWKDLAGRETLLTATADDYAGWEQRLVEVTALISAIQTEINTLNTELLAAIKGIQATPQTMSAIVTDARGLATHGAILGFVQSAGRLHALETCEGNVQLSYFDTQGRMRQTNYDATADSRNAAFEQWIPDAPQACLNFNLSNSVVTLSTTLSLPTEWSIETWFVYPLPNTEEWNTLVGGDGGSHVVARQGNRLGIYLPDAIQDQHFVDSGCNLDRLTPGWHHLTAVGKADTTLFYIDGQKVGDTKAKALADAENKLRKTPDDEAAKQAVDAIKKATVKVSRSVRVIGNAQAGDQPFGQLSEVRIWGIGLSADEIAVNSKTLLSGNEPGLLAYYPMGEADGENVRDHSGNGNNGTVSGASWWASAAPIGSLAKRVMQFDGFNDYVEVPYEPALNPSQFTVSLWAKITGEEGAGRSLLTSSDADEKGGYSIQANSRNKWELTVGDGNWSTIIGPDVVSNIWTHIAGTYDGNMLRLYVDGVLCGTLETAYTPNGSCPLRIAAAGSGGSPASFFPGQMAEFRIWDVARTQADIQADMHNRVSEQSPHLVAYYPLDEIKPGSTARMVPDLVGNHHGTAMEALTAHSPVLSDDQESPLSSIHNVCLDFNGTKDYVEVPYTVMQFDGVDDYLELARPLPIFSSSFTVSMWVKIPTHKRGILLGDYGLENTLNINFEIAADGRLRFFWYGTPDLYSVLKLEINEWHFISFVRDRENQKIYTYVDGVLDLEHSGAIDDKTASVAHRIGRDVRGSDHGTVFEGRMADLRIWNVARTQNDIRADMYTRLSGKEPNLVAYFPLDQIHLEGTTPIVKDLAGNYHGTPRSGVQPAADNVLPAIRENVQAIMNNQPPSNRNRGIVSQVLTVEDNTLPIGGDALVSAEYSTVTLDPTAKRKVAIMRRFLGSPTTNGATLLPDKRIETLELKWIGNAQFAPTLLGYIEGPPPVPSENLTIEGDYNGATSVELTMSEDVEFSWNRAQDSGLGAAAEIFAGAETEAEAGLGFTTRVAVMRAGFKGNFDFSYQFLNKSNITSSSSLSMTDKLELRGTPEESPKFPHLGTRFIPKNIGYALVVSAISDVFVTRLARSGRMVGYQVQPVDGIPPDVNTITFLMNPAYTMNGSLDGLTGSTATSDRFFKHIPEMRSQYGSLYPASYYRLQEAYDLKRAIEAEDKRRESYFSNFDVRTVDETSLNRNIDSGDAPTTIGLQREEDKPSTQMTEEEKKKAEEEKLQNLQANANANVETQSKATQAKQAEIQSKIGDQEKRVQATNSFAGWQKRMESLQIRAAKRNIVNTYVWDADGGLRTEQQSFANTVEHTIGGSFTMNAALGAEAKFGAIATAELTAQATVNLTQTMNKTEARSKGFELNVDLGGLEYKGITDYKDRPILPGEKVDRYRFMSFYLESSTENFHDFFSYVVDPEWLQSNDEEARALRQAQAGKPNKTWRVLHRVTYVERPALMGFGRDIRKLQAKAEISENQQLLEQIAKLEAHNRELEQKLDHILNYLQQSK
- a CDS encoding tyrosine-type recombinase/integrase; the protein is MKINRHGRAKVITQQEIQLIFTHGLNNDRDRMLFGVCLFSACRIRECVTLQTQDIYTPKGEVRSQFVIRKSNTKGKLATRSIPVIEDLRRLLADYSRLAGNVYLFPGRSNGHISHDSAARILRKACEQVGIIGVSTHSFRRTALTQMSNAGIPLRVIQELSGHRNLEQLQRYLEVSDDQVLGAAAALSMLSPAVEVSKYKI
- a CDS encoding helix-turn-helix domain-containing protein, with protein sequence MSSIFDYIQNNPQEAQRLVGLKYEQLQELLDKAIKLHNHKRELLEDRKVRIILGGGGRRPKLSPSEQIILTLTYLRHLTTFQLLGIQFGVSETTANDTFNYWLPLLGELLPPSLVEQVKKTPVTMKLLKKF
- a CDS encoding recombinase family protein; the protein is MYLYATLSDKFILLLRRGYWRSLLFDPTSQNRVAPPAFGQHSVEGELVPSDDEQQVIEIIRRHHKSGKSLRAIAQYLNENGYKSKRGKDWQHTSVKTVLDRLYPKIA
- a CDS encoding AbrB/MazE/SpoVT family DNA-binding domain-containing protein, whose amino-acid sequence is MYTLKIRRVGNSLGVTLPKEALQKLRVQEGDSVFVTETSSGVHVTACNPDFEKAMSAYRKVSTKYRNALHELAK